The nucleotide sequence GGTGCCGCCCAGGCCATGGTTTTCAAAACACCATCGCGGGCAGGGTCGCCTTCAATGACCTTGCGCTTAAGGTAAAGCGAGATCATTACACAACCGGCAGACATACCGGCCAAAAACAGATAAACCGCAATAATCCAGTCCCAGACAAGAGGAACAGCAAATGCTTCAGCCATGATTAAATCTCCCCTTTCTGATGTGGAACTTTGTAAAGCTTAGGATTAGTACCTAAGTGCGCTTTCTCGCGGAATACCACTTTGTCTTTCAGTACTGCATTAATTTCTGAGTTTGGATCGTTAAGATCACCAAAAGTCAGAGCCTTGGTCGGACAAGCTTCAACACAGCCAGGAAGTTTACCTGCTGCCAGATTAGTATCACGACAGAAGTTACATTTCGATGCAGAACCCTCGATAGGATGGAAGAAACGCACCTGATAAGGACAAGCCACAATACAGTAGCCACAGCCGACACACTTATCTTTGTCTACATCAACAATGCCGGTTTTCTCATCTTTATACGCCGCACCGGTAGGACAAACCATCACACAAGGCGCGTTGTCACAGTGCTGACAGGAAACACGGGTAAAGCGGTAATCCACATTCGGGTACTCACCCTGAGGTTCACTGCGTTCAATTTTCAGGCGGGTAACACCTTCAGGAACCGAGTTAACTTCCCGGCAGGCATCCACACACGCAGTACAGCCAATACATTTAGTTTCATCATGCACCATGCCGTAGCGCTTATCGCCATCTTCCATGGTGTTTGCCAGCACTTTATTGCCGCACACCATGCTTGTACCGGCCACACCAGTAGTCACAATGACTGCACCGGCACCAGTAAGGAAATTTCGTCTTGAACAACTCATCTTACTCTGCCTCCTGCTTTTGCATTAGCTGGTTGAAGTCAGAGTGACAGTCAACACACATCTTAACCTTAGTTTTGTGGTCATCGAAAAGAAGGACATTCACGCCCGGATCTTTAGGCTTTCTTTTCTTAACCAGCTTAACTGGTTTATTTTTAGATGAAAGGTGGACATCGTGACAGTTAGAACAGGTAAGATTCAAAGCGTGTACATCATGAGTCCAGTTCGCTTCCTGAAGTTGCTTCGGCTCGTGACAATCCACACACATCTGATTGGCCTTAAGCACTTCATCCTGAGTCAGCAGTTTTTTCTTAGTTCCCTGTTTAGACTGAGCAGAGGAATACTTAACCACTTTGTCAGACTTTCTTCTGTGCTTAGAACCGATTTTATTGTGGCAATCAACACAGCTGATGGATTTGCCAAGAATATTTGCAGCATCTTGCCCGTGGGTGACATGCTGTGACTTAGAAGCCTGTTTATGACACTGAAGACATCTCTTGTCACTTTTGGCAAGTTTTAGCTTCACCGTTTTTGTGGCTGTTTCAGACTGTTCGGCAGTACTACCTGTCGCAGCCACAGCCTGATTCACTGAAAAACCATAGAGACATAATATAAGAAGACTCTTGAGTATTACGGCTATGGTCAAATTACTATTGGCCATATTATTCCTTTATATCTTTGTATGTTGACAACTCACAATGTAAAAAAAGTATAAAACAGCCAATATTACAAGCCTGTTTTCTTAAATACTCTTCCACTGAAAGTAAAATATTTACTCAACTCCTGTAATCGAAATAATAATTGCAGGACGCAACTAAAATTTGGAGCTTTTACAAGCCCCAAATAATAATAATTCCCATTTCTAAATAGCCACAACGCTAGTGGCGTTATTATATAAGTATCTTTTTATT is from Vibrio sp. JC009 and encodes:
- a CDS encoding multiheme c-type cytochrome produces the protein MANSNLTIAVILKSLLILCLYGFSVNQAVAATGSTAEQSETATKTVKLKLAKSDKRCLQCHKQASKSQHVTHGQDAANILGKSISCVDCHNKIGSKHRRKSDKVVKYSSAQSKQGTKKKLLTQDEVLKANQMCVDCHEPKQLQEANWTHDVHALNLTCSNCHDVHLSSKNKPVKLVKKRKPKDPGVNVLLFDDHKTKVKMCVDCHSDFNQLMQKQEAE
- the nrfC gene encoding cytochrome c nitrite reductase Fe-S protein, translated to MSCSRRNFLTGAGAVIVTTGVAGTSMVCGNKVLANTMEDGDKRYGMVHDETKCIGCTACVDACREVNSVPEGVTRLKIERSEPQGEYPNVDYRFTRVSCQHCDNAPCVMVCPTGAAYKDEKTGIVDVDKDKCVGCGYCIVACPYQVRFFHPIEGSASKCNFCRDTNLAAGKLPGCVEACPTKALTFGDLNDPNSEINAVLKDKVVFREKAHLGTNPKLYKVPHQKGEI